One window of the Burkholderia sp. FERM BP-3421 genome contains the following:
- a CDS encoding cytochrome-c peroxidase, with the protein MTEFSASRPAAGPSSDSPPKRARRPLRIVAWLVAAVALGGAALAAAFPAALPAPAAEFVADLTGANPHPVVLQRPAAAPLSAVAQLGKTLFFDPTLSASGRQSCASCHSPAHAYGPPNDLEVQLGGSALSQPGYRPPPSLTYLYRQPNFSIGPDTSENDDAASVAQLAASSADVVKAQKTAGVAAAPQMVPQGGMFWDGRADTLQQQAFGPLLNPVEMANPDIDTVARKLARAPYAHQFTQLFGARIFNDARLTVSEAMFAIARYQVEDPSFHPYSSKYDHWLEGRARLTRAELRGLRLFNDPSKANCAGCHLSKPSADGLPPMFTDYQYEALGVPRNRALAQNHNPAFYDLGICGPFRQDLKDQTQYCAMFLTPTLRNAATRHVFFHNGVYHTLDQVMDFYNARNTDPGKFYPRGPDGKILKYDDIPAQYQANVDVTDAPFDRRFGDQPAMSKQDIQDIIAFLKTLTDEPAR; encoded by the coding sequence ATGACCGAGTTTTCCGCTTCCCGTCCGGCCGCCGGCCCGTCGTCCGACTCCCCTCCCAAGCGTGCGCGCCGCCCGCTGCGCATCGTCGCGTGGCTCGTCGCGGCCGTCGCGCTCGGCGGCGCGGCCCTCGCCGCCGCGTTCCCGGCCGCGCTGCCCGCGCCGGCCGCCGAATTCGTCGCCGACCTGACGGGCGCGAACCCGCACCCGGTGGTGCTGCAACGCCCCGCCGCCGCGCCGCTCAGCGCGGTCGCGCAACTCGGCAAGACGCTGTTCTTCGATCCGACGCTGTCCGCATCGGGCCGCCAGTCGTGCGCGTCGTGCCACAGCCCCGCGCATGCGTACGGCCCGCCGAACGATCTCGAAGTGCAACTCGGCGGCAGCGCGCTGTCGCAGCCCGGCTATCGCCCGCCGCCCTCGCTGACCTACCTGTATCGCCAGCCGAACTTCAGCATCGGCCCCGATACGTCGGAGAACGACGACGCGGCCAGCGTCGCGCAACTCGCCGCCTCGTCGGCCGACGTCGTGAAGGCGCAGAAGACGGCGGGCGTCGCCGCCGCGCCGCAGATGGTGCCGCAAGGCGGGATGTTCTGGGACGGCCGCGCGGACACGCTCCAGCAGCAGGCATTCGGGCCGCTGCTGAATCCGGTCGAGATGGCCAACCCCGACATCGACACCGTCGCGCGCAAGCTCGCGCGGGCGCCCTACGCGCACCAGTTCACGCAGTTGTTCGGCGCGCGCATCTTCAACGATGCGCGGCTCACCGTATCGGAGGCGATGTTCGCGATCGCGCGCTATCAGGTCGAGGACCCGTCGTTCCATCCCTACAGCAGCAAGTACGACCACTGGCTCGAAGGCCGCGCGCGGCTCACGCGGGCGGAACTGCGCGGCCTGCGGCTGTTCAACGACCCGAGCAAGGCCAACTGCGCGGGCTGCCACCTGTCGAAGCCGAGCGCCGACGGCCTGCCGCCGATGTTCACCGACTACCAGTACGAGGCGCTCGGCGTGCCGCGCAATCGCGCGCTCGCGCAGAACCACAACCCGGCGTTCTACGATCTCGGCATCTGCGGCCCGTTCCGCCAGGACCTCAAGGACCAGACCCAGTACTGCGCGATGTTCCTCACGCCGACGCTGCGCAACGCGGCCACGCGCCACGTGTTCTTCCACAATGGCGTGTACCACACGCTCGATCAGGTGATGGACTTCTACAATGCGCGCAACACCGATCCCGGCAAGTTCTATCCACGTGGACCGGATGGCAAGATCCTCAAGTACGACGACATTCCCGCGCAGTATCAGGCGAACGTCGACGTGACCGACGCGCCGTTCGATCGCAGGTTCGGCGATCAGCCGGCGATGTCGAAGCAGGACATCCAGGACATCATCGCGTTCCTGAAAACGCTCACCGACGAACCGGCACGCTGA
- a CDS encoding chloride channel protein — MSVSSQSSVPAESFRAPRPPARARVAFALAAVLTGVGAGLGGMALALLLHGIQHLAYGYSAAHLISDESFLQGVTGTTPLRRVLVLIGCGVVAGGGWWALYRFGRPLVSIRRAVASDDPRLPPASTTIHALLQIVTVALGSPLGREVAPREIGALWAGWLAWRAGLSLDERRILVACGAGAGLAAVYNVPLGGAVFVLEVLIGSFGWRALAPAFATSAIAALVAWIGLGNEHQYRVPALALTPSLVVWAAVCGPLFGAAAWGFARLAERARGAAPKDWRLPVFALLNFACIGVLAMGFPQLLGNGKGPAGLSFDSGLGIGLAATLLALRVAITLGSLRAGAEGGLLTPGIANGALLAIVLGGAWSLAWPGTALGAYAVVGAGAFLAASMRMPLTAVVLMLEFTRVDHDFLFPILLAVAGAIVTADRLARRVDR, encoded by the coding sequence ATGTCGGTTTCCTCCCAGTCTTCCGTTCCCGCTGAATCCTTTCGCGCGCCGCGCCCGCCGGCGCGCGCGCGCGTCGCATTCGCGCTCGCCGCGGTGCTGACGGGCGTGGGCGCGGGGCTGGGCGGGATGGCGCTCGCGCTGCTGCTGCACGGGATCCAGCATCTCGCCTACGGCTACAGCGCCGCGCACCTGATCAGCGACGAAAGTTTCCTGCAAGGCGTGACCGGCACCACGCCGCTGCGTCGCGTGCTGGTGCTGATCGGCTGCGGCGTGGTCGCGGGCGGCGGCTGGTGGGCGCTGTACCGCTTCGGGCGGCCGCTCGTCAGCATCCGGCGGGCCGTGGCGTCGGACGATCCGCGTCTGCCGCCCGCGAGCACGACGATCCATGCGCTGCTGCAGATCGTCACGGTCGCGCTCGGATCGCCGCTCGGGCGCGAGGTCGCGCCGCGCGAGATCGGCGCGCTGTGGGCCGGGTGGCTCGCGTGGCGCGCGGGACTGTCGCTCGACGAGCGCCGGATCCTCGTCGCCTGCGGCGCGGGCGCGGGGCTCGCGGCGGTGTATAACGTGCCGCTCGGCGGCGCGGTGTTCGTGCTCGAAGTGCTGATCGGTTCGTTCGGCTGGCGTGCGCTCGCGCCCGCGTTCGCCACCTCGGCGATCGCGGCGCTGGTCGCCTGGATCGGGCTCGGCAACGAACACCAGTACCGGGTGCCGGCGCTCGCGCTGACGCCGTCGCTGGTGGTCTGGGCGGCCGTGTGCGGGCCGCTGTTCGGCGCGGCCGCCTGGGGTTTCGCGCGGCTCGCCGAGCGTGCGCGCGGCGCGGCGCCGAAGGACTGGCGTCTGCCGGTGTTCGCGCTGCTCAATTTCGCCTGTATCGGCGTGCTGGCGATGGGGTTTCCGCAATTGCTGGGCAACGGCAAGGGGCCGGCCGGGCTGAGTTTCGACAGCGGCCTCGGGATCGGGCTCGCGGCGACCCTGCTCGCGTTGCGGGTGGCGATCACGCTCGGCAGCCTGCGCGCGGGCGCGGAAGGCGGCCTGCTCACGCCGGGCATCGCCAACGGCGCGCTGCTCGCGATCGTGCTGGGCGGAGCGTGGAGCCTCGCGTGGCCGGGCACGGCGCTCGGTGCGTATGCGGTGGTCGGCGCGGGGGCGTTCCTGGCCGCCTCGATGCGGATGCCGCTGACGGCCGTGGTGCTGATGCTCGAATTCACGCGCGTGGACCACGATTTCCTGTTTCCGATCCTGCTCGCCGTGGCGGGCGCGATCGTGACGGCCGATCGGCTCGCGCGGCGCGTCGACCGCTGA
- the codA gene encoding cytosine deaminase, translating to MKIVNAKLRKRNGLFSIELDGALIARVEPQPARIAAAAHDIDADGQLAIAPLVEPHIHLDAVLTAGDPEWNMSGTLFEGIERWGQRKATITHEDTKTRAHTAIRMLRDHGIQHVRTHVDVTDPTLAALAAMVEVREEARGLIDLQIVAFPQEGIESFDNGRALMERAVEMGADVVGGIPHFENTREQGVSSIRFLMDLAERTGCLVDVHCDETDDPHSRFLEVLAEEARVRGMGARVTASHTTAMGSYDNAYCSKLFRLLKRSAINFVSCPTESIHLQGRFDTFPKRRGVTRVGELDRAGLNVCFGQDSIQDPWYPLGNGNILRVLDAGLHICHMMGYDDLQRSLDFVTDHSAKALNLGERYGIEAGRPANLLVFDADSDYEAVRRQAKARVSIRGGEVILRREPERLSYPASAAQGV from the coding sequence ATGAAAATCGTCAATGCCAAGCTGCGCAAGCGCAACGGCCTGTTCAGCATCGAGCTCGACGGCGCGCTGATCGCGCGCGTCGAGCCGCAGCCGGCGCGCATCGCCGCGGCGGCGCACGACATCGACGCCGACGGTCAGCTCGCGATCGCGCCGCTCGTGGAGCCGCACATCCATCTCGACGCCGTGCTGACCGCGGGCGATCCCGAGTGGAACATGAGCGGCACGCTGTTCGAGGGCATCGAGCGCTGGGGGCAGCGCAAGGCCACGATCACGCACGAGGACACCAAGACGCGCGCCCACACGGCGATCCGCATGCTGCGCGATCACGGGATCCAGCACGTGCGCACCCATGTCGACGTCACCGATCCGACGCTGGCCGCGCTTGCCGCGATGGTGGAGGTGCGGGAAGAGGCGCGCGGCCTGATCGACCTGCAGATCGTCGCGTTTCCGCAGGAGGGCATCGAGTCGTTCGACAATGGGCGTGCGCTGATGGAGCGTGCGGTCGAGATGGGCGCGGATGTGGTCGGCGGCATTCCGCACTTCGAGAACACGCGCGAGCAGGGCGTCAGCTCGATCCGTTTCCTGATGGACCTGGCCGAGCGCACGGGCTGCCTCGTCGACGTGCATTGCGACGAGACGGACGATCCGCATTCGCGCTTCCTCGAAGTGCTGGCCGAGGAGGCGCGCGTGCGCGGGATGGGCGCGCGCGTCACGGCGAGCCACACGACCGCGATGGGCTCGTATGACAACGCTTACTGCTCGAAGCTGTTCCGGCTGCTGAAGCGCTCGGCGATCAACTTCGTGTCGTGCCCGACCGAGAGCATCCACCTTCAGGGCCGCTTCGACACGTTCCCGAAGCGTCGCGGCGTGACCCGCGTCGGCGAGCTGGACCGGGCGGGGCTCAACGTCTGCTTCGGGCAGGATTCGATCCAGGATCCGTGGTATCCGCTCGGCAACGGCAACATCCTGCGCGTGCTCGATGCGGGCCTGCATATCTGTCACATGATGGGTTACGACGACCTGCAGCGCAGCCTCGATTTCGTGACCGACCACAGCGCGAAGGCGCTGAACCTCGGCGAGCGCTACGGGATCGAGGCGGGGCGGCCCGCCAACCTGCTGGTGTTCGACGCCGACAGCGACTACGAAGCGGTGCGCCGTCAGGCGAAGGCGCGCGTGTCGATCCGGGGCGGCGAGGTGATCCTGCGGCGCGAGCCCGAGCGGCTCAGCTATCCGGCGAGCGCCGCGCAGGGCGTGTGA
- a CDS encoding TIGR00366 family protein: MIQRISSFFTQVVHRVLPDPLIFAVLLTIATFALAFGLTPKTPAQLVLLWGSGFWNLLAFSMQMVMILVTGHALASSGPVKRVLVALASAARSPGQGVMLVAFVAALACAINWGFGLVLGAMLAREVARRVPGTDYRLLVASAYMGFLSWHGGLSGSIPLVAATKGNPMEKTIGLIPVSDTIFTGYNAFITIGLIVMLPFLARLMMPKPDAVVTVDPKLLEDPPSVERKLGPDATLAERMEESRLLSAFVALLCFGFLGVRFAQKGFALDIDTVNLAFLAAGILLHKTPMAYARAVAGAARGASGIMIQFPFYAGIQALMDHSGLAGVITNWFVDVANVHTFPLLAFISSAVINFAVPSGGGHWVVQGPFIMPAAQALGADLGKAAMAIAYGEAWTNMAQPFWALPALAIAGLGVRDIMGYCVTTLLFSGIVFVAGMYLF; this comes from the coding sequence TTGATTCAACGCATTTCGAGCTTTTTCACCCAGGTCGTGCACCGTGTGCTGCCCGACCCCTTGATTTTCGCGGTGCTGCTCACGATCGCGACTTTCGCGCTCGCGTTCGGCCTCACGCCGAAGACGCCCGCGCAACTGGTGCTGCTGTGGGGTTCCGGATTCTGGAACCTGCTCGCCTTCTCGATGCAGATGGTGATGATCCTCGTCACGGGCCACGCGCTGGCCAGCTCGGGGCCCGTCAAGCGCGTGCTGGTCGCGCTCGCGAGCGCCGCGCGCTCGCCGGGCCAGGGCGTGATGCTGGTCGCGTTCGTCGCGGCGCTCGCGTGCGCGATCAACTGGGGCTTCGGCCTCGTGCTCGGCGCGATGCTCGCGCGCGAGGTGGCGCGCCGCGTGCCGGGCACGGACTACCGCCTGCTGGTCGCGTCCGCCTACATGGGCTTCCTGAGCTGGCACGGCGGCTTGTCCGGATCGATTCCGCTCGTGGCGGCGACCAAGGGCAATCCGATGGAAAAGACGATCGGCCTGATCCCGGTGTCCGATACGATCTTCACCGGCTATAACGCGTTCATCACGATCGGCCTGATCGTCATGCTGCCGTTCCTCGCGCGCCTGATGATGCCGAAACCGGACGCCGTCGTGACGGTCGATCCGAAGCTGCTCGAGGATCCGCCGAGCGTCGAGCGCAAGCTCGGCCCGGACGCGACGCTCGCGGAACGGATGGAGGAAAGCCGGCTGCTGTCCGCGTTCGTCGCGCTGCTGTGCTTCGGCTTTCTCGGCGTGCGTTTCGCGCAGAAGGGCTTCGCGCTCGACATCGATACCGTCAACCTCGCGTTCCTCGCGGCCGGCATCCTGCTGCACAAGACGCCGATGGCCTATGCGCGCGCGGTGGCCGGCGCGGCGCGCGGCGCGTCCGGCATCATGATCCAGTTCCCGTTCTATGCGGGCATCCAGGCGCTGATGGATCATTCCGGGCTGGCCGGCGTGATCACCAACTGGTTCGTCGACGTCGCCAACGTCCACACCTTCCCGCTGCTCGCGTTTATCAGCTCGGCCGTGATCAATTTCGCGGTGCCGTCGGGCGGCGGCCACTGGGTCGTGCAGGGGCCGTTCATCATGCCGGCCGCGCAGGCGCTCGGCGCGGACCTCGGCAAGGCGGCGATGGCGATCGCCTACGGCGAGGCCTGGACCAACATGGCGCAGCCGTTCTGGGCGCTGCCGGCGCTCGCGATCGCGGGCCTCGGGGTGCGCGACATCATGGGGTATTGCGTGACGACGCTGCTGTTCTCCGGCATCGTGTTCGTTGCCGGCATGTACCTGTTCTGA